A genomic segment from Thermostichus lividus PCC 6715 encodes:
- a CDS encoding M1 family metallopeptidase, with product MAVSSNPFVLSGARPHYSPDRPVRVEHIFLDLTLDLAQHQCWGHCHLHLRPLHPHVRHLRLNAVGQRIQGVTLQHQIHPFTYDGEHLDLALEPNFPLSPDQSLLLTIEYHLDRPQRGLYFVDTTPPQAWTQGEDEDSRYWFPCFDYPGQLATSEVRVRVPHALQAISNGELRASYPEGDWQVFHWYQPQVHPTYLMTLAVGDFAVFDDQWQGKPVTYYVAKERADDARRSLGKTPQMIDFFSRIYDYPYPYPKYAQVCVADFIFGGMENTSTTLLTDRCLLDERAAQDDFRTESLVAHELAHQWFGDLVVIKHWSHAWLKEGMASYAEVLWFEEEYGADFAAYYRLGELRNYLSEDSDRYRRPIVTHIYREAIELYDRHLYEKGACVYHMIRQALGDDLFWKAIQTFVKTYAHQTVETVDLLRAIETATGRNLLPLFDQYVFRGGHPDFHVSYRWESTDRLAVLTIKQQQVTEGVSPLERNLFDLRIPVAIGTVEAGGNVSLQTLTLRVYEPEHTFYLPLPQQPSFVSFDAGNHTLKTVTLEYPLPELMAQLRHDPDVLGRIHAAIALGKKGNLEVVNALATALKEEPFWGVRQEIASVLGTIRLDQSLEALCCALEDPQPQVRNAAVEAIASFKSAAAYNHLKAIAKHGDPSYRVEAAALKGIGMIAAAKPQPKPSPEKVLKRLRSALDTRQGWNEVVRCGAIAGVGYLKELPEAVELVLSYTAATVPQPLRLAAIRTLGAMGDRHHPQLRQILERLEQLSHETFFLTQVAVVQALSQIDHPRVLAILQAVGDRTSDGRIKRLVDESIAKLKNALGTDERLKTLETTLSDLQKENQTLKSRLEHLEAKTKATHADAAAN from the coding sequence ATGGCTGTCTCATCCAACCCCTTTGTCCTCAGCGGTGCTCGTCCCCACTACAGCCCCGATCGCCCCGTTCGGGTTGAGCATATTTTTCTGGATTTGACCCTTGATCTGGCACAGCATCAGTGTTGGGGACACTGCCACCTACACCTGCGCCCCCTGCACCCCCACGTCCGGCACCTGCGCCTCAATGCTGTTGGCCAACGCATTCAGGGGGTGACCCTCCAGCACCAGATCCACCCCTTCACCTACGATGGCGAACACCTCGACCTTGCCCTAGAGCCGAATTTTCCCCTCAGCCCCGATCAAAGCCTACTGCTGACGATTGAGTACCATCTCGATCGCCCCCAGCGTGGCCTTTATTTTGTGGACACGACCCCGCCGCAAGCATGGACGCAAGGGGAAGACGAAGACTCCCGCTATTGGTTTCCCTGTTTTGACTACCCCGGCCAGTTGGCCACCTCCGAAGTGCGGGTGCGGGTGCCCCACGCCCTACAGGCCATTTCCAATGGGGAACTACGCGCCAGCTACCCAGAGGGCGATTGGCAGGTTTTCCACTGGTACCAACCCCAAGTTCACCCCACCTACCTGATGACCTTGGCCGTCGGGGACTTTGCTGTTTTCGACGATCAGTGGCAGGGTAAACCCGTCACCTATTATGTGGCCAAAGAGCGCGCTGATGATGCCCGCCGCAGCCTAGGCAAAACCCCCCAGATGATTGACTTTTTTAGTCGCATCTATGACTATCCCTATCCCTATCCCAAGTATGCCCAAGTCTGTGTGGCGGATTTTATCTTTGGAGGGATGGAAAATACCTCCACCACCCTGCTCACCGATCGCTGTTTGTTGGACGAGCGCGCGGCGCAAGACGATTTCCGCACTGAAAGTTTGGTAGCGCACGAGTTAGCGCATCAGTGGTTTGGCGATTTAGTGGTGATTAAGCACTGGTCTCACGCTTGGCTAAAGGAGGGGATGGCCTCCTATGCCGAAGTGCTCTGGTTTGAGGAGGAATACGGGGCTGATTTTGCCGCCTACTATCGCCTCGGAGAGTTGCGCAACTACCTCAGTGAAGATAGCGATCGCTACCGCCGTCCCATTGTTACCCATATCTACCGCGAAGCCATTGAACTGTACGATCGCCACCTCTACGAAAAAGGCGCGTGTGTCTATCACATGATCCGCCAAGCGCTAGGGGATGACCTGTTCTGGAAAGCTATCCAGACCTTTGTGAAAACCTATGCCCACCAAACCGTGGAAACGGTGGATCTGCTGCGTGCCATTGAAACCGCCACTGGACGGAACCTGCTCCCCCTATTTGACCAGTACGTGTTTCGCGGTGGTCATCCCGACTTCCATGTGAGCTATCGCTGGGAGAGTACCGATCGCTTAGCGGTCTTAACCATCAAGCAGCAACAGGTCACGGAGGGAGTGAGTCCCCTAGAGCGAAATCTCTTTGATCTGCGCATTCCGGTGGCGATCGGCACCGTTGAGGCGGGGGGCAACGTATCGCTGCAAACGCTCACCCTGCGGGTCTATGAACCTGAGCACACCTTTTACCTACCCCTGCCGCAGCAGCCCAGCTTTGTGAGTTTTGATGCCGGCAACCACACCCTCAAAACCGTGACCCTAGAGTACCCCCTCCCAGAATTAATGGCTCAGTTGCGCCACGATCCAGACGTACTAGGGCGGATTCACGCCGCGATCGCTCTGGGCAAAAAAGGCAATCTGGAGGTGGTCAACGCCTTGGCAACAGCACTAAAGGAAGAGCCGTTCTGGGGAGTCCGGCAGGAAATTGCCAGCGTCTTGGGAACCATCCGCCTCGATCAAAGCTTAGAGGCGCTCTGCTGTGCCCTTGAAGACCCCCAACCTCAGGTGCGCAACGCTGCCGTTGAGGCGATCGCCAGTTTTAAGAGTGCGGCCGCCTACAACCATCTCAAAGCCATTGCCAAGCACGGTGATCCGAGCTACCGTGTGGAAGCCGCTGCCCTCAAAGGCATCGGGATGATTGCTGCGGCTAAGCCCCAACCCAAACCCAGCCCCGAAAAAGTTCTCAAGCGGTTGCGCAGTGCCCTAGACACTCGCCAAGGGTGGAATGAAGTGGTGCGCTGTGGGGCGATCGCCGGTGTAGGGTACCTCAAAGAGTTACCAGAGGCCGTGGAACTGGTACTCAGCTATACAGCAGCCACGGTACCTCAACCACTGCGCCTTGCCGCTATTCGCACGCTGGGTGCCATGGGCGATCGCCATCATCCCCAGCTGCGCCAGATCCTCGAGCGTTTAGAGCAGTTGAGCCATGAAACCTTTTTCTTGACCCAAGTGGCGGTTGTCCAAGCCCTCAGTCAAATTGATCATCCCCGCGTATTGGCGATTTTGCAGGCTGTGGGCGATCGCACCAGCGATGGCCGCATCAAGCGACTGGTGGATGAGAGCATTGCCAAGCTGAAAAACGCCCTTGGTACAGATGAGCGCTTAAAAACCCTCGAAACGACCCTCAGCGACCTGCAAAAGGAAAACCAAACCCTCAAAAGTCGCTTGGAGCATCTAGAAGCCAAAACGAAGGCTACCCATGCCGACGCAGCAGCAAATTAG